In the Euphorbia lathyris chromosome 5, ddEupLath1.1, whole genome shotgun sequence genome, one interval contains:
- the LOC136230756 gene encoding mitochondrial ATP-independent inner membrane protease subunit 1a-like, whose translation MNHFFIKSLAVDRYLINRKLFTLVHCNGPSMLPTIYLFGDIVLAETISHRIGKVGTGDIVLIRSPWKPRVLLTKRVKGMEGDSVTYVIDPKNSDETNTVVIPKGHIWIEGDNIYRSKDSRVFGAVPYGLLCGRIFWRVWPPHRFGPLERKEK comes from the exons ATGAATCATTTTTTCATAAAAAGCTTAGCAGTTGACAGATACCTCATCAACAGAAAACTCTTCACTTTAGTACAT TGTAACGGTCCCAGCATGCTCCCCACAATCTACCTCTTTGGTGACATAGTCCTTGCCGAAACAATCTCCCACCGGATCGGCAAGGTTGGAACTGGTGATATTGTTCTTATTCGCTCTCCATGGAAGCCTAGAGTACTACTCACAAAGCGTGTTAAAGGCATGGAGGGTGATTCTGTAACCTACGTTATTGATCCCAAAAACAGCGATGAAACAAATACAGTTGTG ATACCTAAGGGGCACATTTGGATAGAAGGAGATAACATATACCGTTCCAAAGACTCTAGAGTTTTTGGGGCGGTGCCTTATGGCCTTCTTTGTGGGAGAATATTTTGGAGG GTATGGCCACCACACCGTTTCGGACCTTTGGAACGAAAAGAGAAGTGA
- the LOC136230914 gene encoding phosphatidylinositol 3,4,5-trisphosphate 3-phosphatase and protein-tyrosine-phosphatase PTEN2A-like, with product MKSESADSSSQAHDQDSSAESHAKNLNGSSPPKASDAEPTAIAPGKLAATVEESPAAGVSSNSRTSDLPQPTRPTTDPPGIFGISTFSRISSGLGLQFTSKAPSQNATSQGNVASPRAGVIESLTKGIVDSSRGAVKAMQVRARHAVSQNKRRYQEGGFDLDLSYITENIIAMGFPAGDLSSGILGFFEGFYRNHMEEVISFLETHHKGKYKVYNLCAERLYDASKFEGKVASFPFDDHNCPPLPLITSFCRSAYSWLKEDIENVVVVHCKAGMGRTGVMICSLLIFLKFFPTAGESIDSFNQKRCVDGKALVLPSQIRYVKYFDRVLTHFNGENQPGRRCMLRGFRLHKCPYWIRPAITISNHSGVLFSTKKHPKTKDLMPEDFWISAPKKGILVFALPGEPGLTELVGDFKIHFHERQGDFYCWLNTTLTENRKTLDASDLDGFDKRKLPSPGFQVEVVMIDYDGTSSTKSTGNSSRKESGDTPKGSDYASKSSSGVTGNSNPKRASENEDDVFSDSDSEETDASKSRQQTTTPSGDSSNITAGQLTHGTEQMSLNNRQPSKEQTTQKPNSALEMRNVDSVGASNIKAIAADASVFSFGDEEEDYESD from the exons ATGAAGTCTGAATCTGCTGACTCATCATCTCAAGCTCACGATCAAGATTCTTCCGCCGAATCTCATGCCAAAAATTTGAATGGTTCGTCTCCTCCTAAAGCTTCTGATGCTGAGCCAACTGCCATAGCTCCCGGTAAACTTGCTGCTACGGTGGAGGAATCGCCTGCTGCAGGCGTCTCATCTAATAGTAGAACTTCAGACTTGCCACAGCCCACACGGCCTACAACCGATCCACCTGGAATTTTTGGGATTTCTACTTTTTCTCGCATCTCTAGTGGTCTTGGATTGCAGTTTACTTCAAAGGCTCCATCGCAAAATGCGACTTCTCAAGGAAATGTGGCATCTCCACGTGCTGGTGTTATTGAATCTCTCACTAAAGGTATAGTTGATTCATCTCGAGGTGCTGTAAAAGCTATGCAAGTCAGGGCACGTCATGCCGTATCTCAAAATAAACGGAGATACCAG GAGGGAGGTTTTGATTTGGATTTGAGTTATATCACTGAAAACATAATTGCTATGGGGTTCCCAGCTGGTGATTTAAGCTCTGGAATTTTAGGATTCTTTGAG GGATTCTACCGAAATCACATGGAAGAAGTGATTAGTTTCCTAGAGACTCACCATAAG GGAAAATACAAAGTGTACAATCTTTGTGCTGAGAGATTATATGATGCTTCAAAGTTTGAGGGCAAG GTAGCCTCCTTCCCATTTGATGACCATAATTGCCCACCTCTTCCCCTTATAACATCGTTTTGTAGAAGTGCATACTCATGGTTGAAGGAGGATATTGAGAATGTGGTTGTTGTACATTGTAAAGCTGGTATGGGTAGGACAGGCGTAATGATATGTAGCCTTCTTATTTTCCTCAAG TTCTTCCCAACTGCTGGAGAGTCTATTGATTCCTTCAACCAGAAAAGATGCGTGGATGGGAAGGCTCTAGTTCTCCCAAGTCAGATT AGATATGTCAAATATTTTGATCGTGTATTAACGCACTTCAATGGAGAAAATCAACCTGGACGAAG GTGCATGCTGAGGGGATTTCGGCTTCACAAATGTCCTTATTGGATAAGGCCAGCTATCACCATCTCTAATCATAGTG GTGTTCTTTTCTCGACAAAAAAACATCCCAAGACTAAGGATTTAATG CCGGAAGATTTTTGGATTAGTGCTCCAAAGAAAGGAATTTTAGTATTTGCTCTACCAGGGGAGCCAGGCCTGACAGAGTTGGTGGGGGActtcaaaattcattttcatgaACGGCAAGGAGATTTTTACTG TTGGTTAAATACAACATTGACAGAGAACAGAAAAACACTGGATGCATCTGATCTTGATGGTTTTGACAAG AGGAAACTGCCTTCACCAGGCTTCCAGGTAGAAGTTGTGATGATAGACTACGATGGTACTTCATCGACAAAGTCTACGGGAAATTCTTCAAGGAAGGAGTCCGGTGATACACCCAAAGGCTCAGATTATGCTTCCAAGTCGAGCAGTGGAGTTACGGGCAATTCCAATCCAAAGAGAGCCTCTGAGAATGAAGATGATGTGTTCTCAGACAGTGACAGTGAAGAAACTGATGCTTCAAAGAGCAGGCAGCAAACTACTACTCCTTCAGGGGATTCATCCAACATCACAGCAGGCCAATTAACACATGGAACAGAACAAATGTCCCTTAATAATCGACAACCTTCCAAAGAACAAACTACACAGAAACCTAACTCAGCCCTTGAGATGCGTAACGTGGACTCTGTAGGAGCAAGCAATATTAAGGCAATTGCTGCCGATGCTTCAGTTTTTAGTTTcggagatgaagaagaagattatGAAAGTGACTGA